A genomic region of Paenibacillus sp. PL2-23 contains the following coding sequences:
- the pepF gene encoding oligoendopeptidase F: MSTLPKRSETAAEHRWKLEDLFPNQAAWDKEYTEAKQLIIKFADFQGKLHDPAQLKACFELEDELSLHVERLYVYSNMRHHEDTSEPGYQALSDKAKKLSVESGEALSFITPEVLSLTDDELNAMIDNESLAKFRHTLQEMKREKAHILSKNEEALLAQVGNVSSAPSTIFGMLNNADLKFPKVKNEKGEEVELSHGRYIQFLESKNRTVRQEAFKAMYDTYGKLKNTLAATLNANVSKNVFYAKARKYDSVLGMSLYGDNIPKEVYTNLIDTIHKHLPLMHRYMELRKRLLGVDELHMYDLFAPLVDEFDMEISFEEAKGTIKESLKPLGDDYLKVLQEGYDQGWIDVYENEGKRSGAYSWGAFGTHPYVLLNHKDNLNSMFTLTHEMGHALHSYYSDNTQNYRDAQYTIFLAEVASTLNEALLMDYLLGKSTDNKEKMYLLTYYADQFRTTVFRQTMFAEFEKIIHERAEAGESLTPQELSKIYYDLNKLYYGDGMVVDQDIEMEWARIPHFYNSFYVYKYATGFSAATSFSKQILEEGAPAVERYLGFLKSGGSDFSINILKKAGVDMSTPEPIEQAMSVFEELIAQMEELTSGSVK, translated from the coding sequence ATGAGCACCCTACCGAAACGCTCCGAGACGGCGGCCGAGCACCGCTGGAAGCTGGAGGATTTATTCCCGAATCAAGCCGCTTGGGACAAGGAATATACCGAAGCCAAGCAATTGATCATCAAATTTGCCGATTTCCAAGGCAAGCTTCATGACCCCGCTCAGCTTAAAGCCTGCTTCGAGCTGGAGGATGAGCTGTCGCTGCATGTGGAGCGGCTGTATGTCTACTCCAATATGCGCCATCATGAGGATACGTCAGAGCCTGGCTACCAAGCGCTGTCCGACAAAGCGAAGAAGCTGAGCGTAGAATCCGGCGAAGCGCTGTCTTTCATCACGCCTGAGGTGCTGAGCCTCACCGATGATGAGCTGAACGCCATGATCGACAACGAGTCGCTGGCGAAGTTCCGACATACGCTCCAGGAGATGAAGCGGGAGAAGGCGCATATTTTATCCAAAAACGAAGAAGCGCTTCTTGCCCAGGTAGGCAATGTCAGCTCCGCGCCAAGCACCATATTCGGCATGCTGAACAACGCAGACCTCAAATTCCCGAAGGTGAAGAACGAAAAAGGCGAGGAGGTTGAGCTGTCGCACGGACGCTACATTCAATTCCTGGAGAGCAAAAACCGCACCGTTCGCCAAGAAGCGTTCAAAGCGATGTACGATACATACGGCAAGCTGAAAAATACGCTCGCGGCGACGCTGAACGCCAACGTCAGCAAAAATGTATTTTACGCGAAGGCTCGCAAATACGACTCCGTCCTCGGCATGTCGCTCTACGGCGACAACATTCCGAAGGAGGTCTATACGAACCTGATCGACACCATACACAAGCATCTGCCGCTCATGCACCGGTACATGGAGCTGCGCAAGCGCCTGCTGGGCGTCGATGAGCTTCATATGTATGATTTGTTTGCACCGTTAGTGGATGAATTCGATATGGAGATCAGCTTCGAGGAAGCCAAGGGGACGATCAAGGAAAGCCTGAAGCCGCTGGGCGACGATTACCTGAAGGTGCTGCAGGAGGGCTATGATCAAGGCTGGATCGACGTATACGAGAACGAAGGCAAGCGCAGCGGCGCTTACAGCTGGGGCGCGTTCGGCACACATCCTTACGTGCTGCTGAACCACAAGGATAATCTGAACAGCATGTTTACGCTGACGCACGAGATGGGCCACGCGCTGCATTCGTATTATTCCGACAACACGCAGAACTATCGGGACGCGCAGTACACGATATTCCTTGCGGAGGTAGCGTCGACGCTGAACGAGGCGCTGCTGATGGACTATTTGCTGGGCAAATCGACGGATAACAAGGAGAAAATGTACCTGCTCACCTATTACGCCGACCAGTTCCGCACAACGGTATTCCGCCAGACCATGTTCGCGGAATTCGAAAAAATCATACATGAGCGCGCGGAAGCCGGCGAGTCCCTCACGCCGCAGGAGCTCAGCAAAATTTATTACGACCTCAACAAGCTGTATTACGGCGACGGCATGGTGGTCGACCAGGATATCGAGATGGAGTGGGCGCGAATCCCTCACTTCTACAACAGCTTCTATGTGTACAAATACGCGACCGGCTTCTCCGCCGCGACCAGCTTCTCCAAGCAAATTTTGGAGGAGGGCGCGCCGGCTGTGGAGCGCTACCTCGGCTTCCTGAAGAGCGGCGGCAGCGACTTCTCCATCAACATTCTGAAGAAGGCGGGCGTCGACATGTCCACGCCGGAGCCCATCGAGCAAGCCATGAGCGTGTTCGAGGAGCTGATTGCACAGATGGAGGAGCTCACAAGCGGATCTGTTAAATAA
- a CDS encoding methyltransferase domain-containing protein — MTLKHYEQAGVAMTCRGFGEYEAMFGLTAAELAAGAILDVAAGGSSFVAEARARGFEAYAVDPRYGEAASRWAQEAKAEIETSTEKLAALKESFDWSYYGSIEQHRKGRLASLAQFAAHAETSDVYRYGALPELPFRDDTFELILCSHFLFLYAEAFGESFHEASVRELMRVCKPGGVIKIYPLLSLKWEPYAGLQELMDLVRAEGGQPYLRASGLPFIPGSTHRLDIVAGS; from the coding sequence ATGACACTAAAGCATTATGAGCAGGCAGGAGTGGCGATGACTTGCAGAGGCTTCGGGGAATATGAGGCGATGTTCGGCCTGACTGCTGCTGAGCTGGCTGCCGGGGCTATTCTGGATGTGGCGGCTGGGGGATCTTCGTTTGTGGCGGAAGCGCGGGCGAGAGGGTTTGAGGCCTATGCGGTTGACCCCCGATACGGAGAAGCGGCGAGTCGCTGGGCCCAGGAAGCCAAAGCGGAGATTGAGACATCCACAGAGAAGCTGGCCGCGTTGAAGGAGAGCTTCGACTGGAGCTACTACGGCTCAATTGAGCAGCATCGCAAGGGGAGGTTAGCTTCCTTGGCGCAATTTGCCGCTCATGCGGAGACTTCGGATGTCTATAGATATGGCGCGTTGCCGGAGCTGCCATTTCGTGATGACACCTTTGAGCTCATATTGTGCAGCCACTTTTTGTTCCTGTACGCGGAGGCGTTCGGGGAGTCCTTCCATGAGGCTTCGGTGAGGGAGCTTATGCGTGTATGCAAGCCGGGCGGGGTTATCAAAATTTATCCGTTGCTGAGCTTGAAGTGGGAGCCCTATGCAGGCCTGCAGGAGCTGATGGATCTGGTCAGAGCGGAGGGAGGCCAGCCATACCTTCGAGCATCCGGATTGCCGTTTATTCCCGGCTCGACCCATAGGCTGGATATCGTAGCGGGCTCCTAA
- a CDS encoding cold shock domain-containing protein: protein MKGTVKWFNAEKGYGFIQVEDGEDVFVHYSAIQGDGFKSLEEGQAVEFDITEGNRGAQAANVHKL from the coding sequence TTGAAAGGTACAGTGAAATGGTTTAACGCAGAGAAGGGCTACGGATTTATTCAAGTGGAGGACGGAGAAGATGTTTTTGTCCACTACTCTGCTATTCAAGGCGACGGCTTTAAGTCACTGGAGGAAGGCCAGGCGGTTGAGTTCGATATTACCGAAGGCAATCGCGGCGCACAAGCGGCCAACGTCCATAAACTATAG
- a CDS encoding MFS transporter, protein MSETQIARGTVSSTAKQETLALRAFNFSTFSTQALVVSFIPLYFMTRGYSESQIGILYSSGLFVSIFANILMGLLSDKYRTIRKILIGLLLGQLAMLSLLFPLENFVMVCVVMMAFSFVQTPIIPLSDSLILLSSQYTGTPYALIRIFGSLGFAISAYGLGLLLKGIGSEWTIFVAICTVSVSLLLTIYLKDYQRQSNKIELGGFFEVLKQRHVLMFFFMILLVSISHRMYEGFLAVTMRQLGASDSLVGMSFLVSATSEIPILFLLGKYGHKFKELPLLVLASLLYGLRLWIMGQIEDPRWFLATQAMHSITFGIYFSTALRYISHLIPDEYRASGQAVYTVIWTGLAGLVSGVIGGLVYEELGRTMFYMVATGIAGAAAIGFLLYFLSRHRK, encoded by the coding sequence ATGTCGGAAACACAAATTGCAAGGGGAACGGTTTCATCCACCGCCAAGCAGGAGACGCTTGCGCTGAGGGCGTTTAACTTCTCTACCTTCTCCACTCAGGCGCTGGTCGTTTCTTTTATTCCATTATATTTTATGACGCGGGGCTATTCGGAGAGCCAGATTGGCATTCTCTATTCCTCGGGGCTGTTCGTGTCTATCTTCGCGAACATCTTGATGGGGCTGCTAAGCGACAAGTACCGCACCATACGCAAAATATTAATCGGACTGCTGCTGGGACAGCTCGCCATGCTGTCTCTGCTGTTCCCGCTTGAAAACTTTGTAATGGTATGCGTGGTCATGATGGCCTTTTCTTTTGTCCAGACGCCCATTATTCCGCTCAGCGACAGCCTGATTCTGTTGTCCAGCCAATATACCGGAACGCCATATGCGCTCATTCGCATATTCGGCTCGTTGGGATTTGCGATCAGCGCGTACGGGCTGGGGCTGCTGCTCAAGGGCATTGGGTCGGAATGGACGATATTTGTGGCGATTTGCACGGTCAGCGTTTCGCTGCTGCTTACGATCTATCTGAAGGATTATCAGAGACAATCGAACAAGATTGAATTGGGCGGCTTTTTTGAGGTGCTGAAGCAGCGTCATGTGCTGATGTTTTTTTTCATGATCCTGCTGGTGTCCATCTCGCACCGGATGTACGAGGGCTTTCTTGCCGTGACCATGCGCCAGCTTGGGGCCAGCGACTCCCTTGTCGGCATGTCGTTCCTCGTGTCGGCCACCAGTGAAATCCCGATCCTATTCCTGCTGGGCAAATACGGGCACAAATTCAAGGAGCTGCCTCTGCTGGTGCTGGCTTCGCTGCTGTACGGCCTGCGCTTATGGATTATGGGCCAAATCGAGGATCCCCGCTGGTTCCTCGCCACGCAAGCCATGCACAGCATCACCTTCGGCATCTACTTCTCGACCGCGCTGCGCTACATCTCGCACCTCATTCCCGATGAGTACCGCGCATCCGGCCAGGCGGTCTACACCGTCATATGGACAGGCCTCGCCGGCCTTGTCAGCGGCGTAATTGGCGGCCTCGTCTACGAGGAGCTCGGCCGCACCATGTTCTACATGGTCGCAACCGGCATCGCCGGCGCCGCAGCTATCGGCTTCCTGCTGTATTTCCTGAGCCGGCACAGAAAGTAG
- a CDS encoding tetraprenyl-beta-curcumene synthase family protein: protein MHRVYKYILPCVEEELGKLREIAEAIPDPELRTQALSSMQDKKFHCQGGGVYAAANLSYRHILIPLIVALQTISDYLDNLCDRSTSLDPDDFRLLHQSMLDAVNPGAQLRDYYALRQERDDGGYLHHLVRTCQEQVSKLPSYGSVQADVTELVSLYGDLQVYKHIRKELREPQLLTWWEDHQHKYPHLRWNEFAAATGSTLGMFMLFLAASEASLSHQDARYIRQLYFPHVCGLHIMLDYLIDQEEDRRGGDLNFCNYYEDKALLVERIGVIVGRAREDIKRLPGWRFHRLIIEGLLALYLSDPKVRHQKEVKEVSRQLMKNSPLTRIFFLINSNWIRSQYT, encoded by the coding sequence ATGCATCGCGTTTACAAATACATACTTCCCTGCGTGGAAGAGGAGCTCGGCAAGCTGCGTGAGATTGCCGAGGCCATTCCGGACCCGGAGTTGCGCACGCAGGCGCTTAGCAGCATGCAAGACAAGAAATTTCATTGTCAAGGCGGGGGCGTGTACGCCGCGGCCAATCTAAGCTACAGGCACATCCTCATTCCTCTGATCGTAGCGCTCCAGACGATCAGCGACTATCTGGATAATCTGTGCGACCGCAGCACCTCGCTGGATCCCGATGATTTCCGGCTGCTGCATCAATCCATGCTGGATGCCGTGAATCCGGGCGCCCAACTGAGGGATTATTACGCGCTGCGCCAGGAACGCGACGACGGCGGCTACCTGCACCATCTTGTTCGGACGTGCCAGGAGCAGGTCAGCAAGCTGCCTTCCTATGGCAGCGTTCAGGCCGACGTAACGGAGCTGGTCAGCTTGTATGGCGATCTGCAGGTGTACAAGCATATTCGCAAGGAGCTGCGGGAGCCGCAGCTGCTGACCTGGTGGGAGGACCATCAGCATAAGTACCCGCACCTGCGGTGGAACGAGTTCGCGGCCGCAACGGGCTCCACGCTAGGCATGTTTATGCTGTTTCTGGCGGCCAGCGAGGCGAGCTTGTCCCATCAGGACGCAAGGTACATACGCCAGCTGTATTTCCCCCATGTGTGCGGACTGCACATCATGCTGGACTATCTGATCGACCAGGAGGAAGACAGACGAGGCGGGGATTTGAACTTTTGCAATTACTACGAAGACAAGGCGCTTCTTGTTGAACGAATCGGGGTTATTGTAGGGCGGGCAAGAGAGGACATCAAGCGGCTTCCGGGATGGCGATTCCATCGCCTGATTATTGAAGGCTTGCTGGCGCTTTACCTGTCAGACCCTAAGGTCCGGCACCAGAAGGAAGTGAAGGAAGTATCGAGGCAGCTGATGAAGAACAGTCCGCTTACGCGTATTTTTTTCCTGATCAACAGCAATTGGATTCGCAGTCAATACACATAA
- the pfkA gene encoding 6-phosphofructokinase, translating into MSAVKSIAVLTSGGDSQGMNAAVRAVVRSALFHGLEVYGVQRGYQGLLNDDLRPMDLRSVGDIIQRGGTILQTARCKEFMTPEGQQRGADILRARGIDGLVVIGGDGSYQGANKLSKLGIKTMGLPGTIDNDIPFTDFTIGFDTAVSIVVDAINKIRDTMSSHERSSIVEVMGRHCGDIALHAGLASGAETILVPEVPFDLAEVAERMKNNFAKGKRHSIIVVAEGAAKGEDVQQKITELSGIEARVTVLGHIQRGGTPTAIDRILASRLGDFAVRGLMAGDSGKACGVAKGELVTTDIDKVVHSKKPFDMEMYELAGRLSQ; encoded by the coding sequence ATGTCTGCAGTAAAATCAATCGCAGTTTTGACAAGCGGAGGAGATTCCCAGGGGATGAATGCGGCCGTTCGTGCCGTAGTCCGCAGCGCGTTATTTCACGGTCTTGAGGTATACGGCGTTCAGCGCGGCTACCAAGGCCTGCTGAACGACGATCTGCGCCCGATGGATCTTCGCAGCGTAGGCGATATTATTCAGCGCGGCGGCACTATTCTTCAGACAGCCCGCTGCAAGGAGTTTATGACGCCTGAAGGCCAACAGCGCGGCGCCGACATTCTTCGCGCACGCGGAATCGACGGCCTGGTCGTAATCGGCGGAGACGGCTCTTATCAAGGTGCGAACAAGCTGAGTAAGCTGGGCATCAAGACGATGGGCCTGCCGGGCACGATCGATAATGACATTCCATTTACTGATTTCACAATCGGCTTTGATACAGCGGTCAGCATCGTAGTGGACGCGATTAACAAAATTCGCGATACGATGTCCTCTCATGAGCGTTCCTCTATTGTGGAAGTTATGGGCCGCCATTGCGGCGATATTGCGCTTCATGCCGGTCTGGCGAGCGGCGCGGAGACGATTCTTGTTCCTGAGGTGCCGTTCGACCTGGCTGAGGTAGCGGAGCGTATGAAGAACAACTTTGCCAAAGGCAAGCGCCACAGTATTATCGTTGTAGCGGAAGGCGCGGCCAAGGGCGAGGATGTGCAGCAAAAAATTACGGAGCTGAGCGGCATTGAGGCGCGTGTCACGGTGCTGGGCCATATTCAGCGCGGCGGCACGCCGACTGCGATTGACCGGATTCTGGCAAGCCGACTGGGCGACTTCGCGGTTAGAGGGCTGATGGCGGGCGACTCCGGCAAGGCTTGCGGCGTTGCCAAAGGCGAGCTCGTGACGACTGATATCGATAAAGTGGTTCATTCCAAAAAGCCGTTCGATATGGAGATGTATGAGCTGGCGGGACGCCTGTCTCAATAA
- a CDS encoding putative glycoside hydrolase has product MDIIITAFMLMYNLLTGAGEDSESARKIAIAYLNAAAGETVIQPGIPDMPEPGQMPEETPVKKDPQPDTPPIKGIYVTAHSAGGSRMESLLKLVDETDLNSMVIDIKDDNGYITYPTTTPELLELGTPKKFIGDINELMTTLKKHDIYPIARIVVFKDTVLSVKKPELSFLQADGTIWKNGRGESFVNPYRQEVWDYNIALAKEAAKLGFKEIQFDYVRFPEGFENRADSLTFNKTDDSRVDTVAGFVKYAREQLEPLGVRVSVDIFGYAASVPAAEGIGQDFVKISNDVHVISPMIYPSHYSTGWFDQKAPDRSPYETIAGAMEDTHKKLADTGELKPIIRPWIQDFTASWLGKGNYIKYGKAEVEAQIKALHDQGVHEYLLWNAGNKYSPGVDYR; this is encoded by the coding sequence ATGGACATCATCATTACAGCCTTCATGTTAATGTATAACCTGCTGACAGGTGCAGGGGAAGACAGTGAGAGCGCAAGGAAGATTGCCATCGCTTATCTGAATGCCGCCGCAGGGGAGACGGTCATCCAGCCCGGCATCCCCGATATGCCGGAGCCAGGTCAAATGCCTGAGGAGACTCCCGTCAAAAAAGACCCCCAGCCGGATACACCTCCGATCAAAGGGATCTACGTGACGGCGCACAGCGCAGGCGGTTCGCGCATGGAATCCCTGCTGAAGCTGGTCGACGAAACGGACCTGAACAGCATGGTAATCGACATCAAGGACGATAACGGCTATATTACTTACCCCACCACCACCCCGGAGCTGCTGGAGCTTGGCACTCCGAAGAAGTTTATCGGGGACATCAACGAGCTGATGACAACGCTGAAGAAGCATGACATCTACCCCATCGCGCGCATCGTCGTATTCAAGGATACGGTGCTGTCCGTGAAGAAGCCGGAGCTAAGCTTCCTGCAGGCTGACGGCACGATCTGGAAGAACGGCCGCGGCGAAAGCTTCGTCAATCCGTACCGCCAAGAGGTATGGGATTACAATATTGCGCTGGCCAAGGAAGCCGCCAAGCTGGGCTTTAAGGAGATCCAGTTCGACTACGTCCGGTTCCCGGAGGGCTTCGAGAACCGCGCCGATTCCTTGACCTTTAACAAAACGGATGATTCCCGTGTAGATACAGTAGCCGGCTTCGTCAAATATGCCAGAGAGCAGCTGGAGCCGCTTGGGGTTCGCGTATCCGTCGATATATTCGGCTATGCTGCGTCCGTTCCCGCAGCGGAAGGCATTGGCCAGGATTTTGTGAAAATCTCGAATGATGTGCACGTCATCTCGCCTATGATCTACCCGAGCCATTACAGCACGGGCTGGTTCGATCAGAAAGCGCCGGATCGCAGTCCCTATGAGACCATAGCAGGCGCGATGGAGGATACCCACAAGAAGCTTGCTGACACCGGAGAGCTTAAGCCCATAATTCGGCCATGGATTCAGGATTTTACGGCAAGCTGGCTGGGCAAGGGCAATTATATCAAATACGGCAAAGCCGAGGTGGAAGCCCAGATTAAAGCCTTGCATGATCAGGGCGTACATGAATATTTGTTATGGAACGCAGGCAACAAATATTCGCCTGGGGTTGACTATCGATAG
- a CDS encoding YitT family protein, which yields MNPYKRRYFMSLPMMTIGSLLVAAGFNLLLIPHQLLSGGLSGIAMMIGYVTGGNIGWLYLILNIPVLIWGWFSLGRRFIFWSIYNVLMSTLFLQLIPVIHIADDILLGAIFGGIVVGFGSGLTLRYGGSSGGFDIIASIVTRRRDLPVGMIIFLLNSFVIAILIFFTKNWDLALYSMFAIFAAGKIVDLVHIKHLKVTAFIITTQTEEILCKLLTHPRGITIVKTRGAFSSQDRDMLMTVRTKFELAELTKTIMTIDPKAFINVVETVGVVGDFRRQDES from the coding sequence ATGAACCCGTACAAACGACGTTATTTCATGTCCTTGCCCATGATGACGATCGGCTCACTGCTAGTCGCCGCCGGCTTCAACTTATTGCTTATTCCCCATCAGCTGCTAAGCGGCGGCTTGTCCGGCATTGCGATGATGATCGGGTATGTGACCGGCGGCAATATCGGTTGGCTCTATTTGATTCTTAATATTCCCGTTCTGATCTGGGGCTGGTTCAGCCTGGGCAGACGGTTTATATTCTGGAGCATCTACAATGTGCTTATGTCTACGCTCTTCCTGCAGCTCATCCCCGTTATCCACATCGCGGACGACATCCTGCTCGGAGCAATATTCGGCGGCATTGTAGTCGGCTTCGGCAGCGGCCTTACGCTGCGCTACGGCGGCTCCTCCGGCGGCTTCGACATTATCGCGTCCATCGTGACCCGAAGGAGAGATTTGCCCGTAGGCATGATCATCTTCCTGCTGAACAGCTTTGTCATCGCGATATTGATCTTTTTTACAAAAAACTGGGATCTGGCGCTTTACTCCATGTTCGCCATATTCGCCGCGGGTAAAATCGTCGATTTGGTCCATATCAAGCATCTGAAGGTGACGGCATTTATCATTACAACCCAAACCGAAGAAATATTGTGCAAGCTGCTGACCCATCCGCGCGGCATTACAATCGTGAAGACCAGAGGCGCGTTTTCGTCGCAGGACCGGGACATGCTGATGACCGTAAGAACAAAGTTCGAGCTGGCGGAGCTGACGAAGACGATCATGACCATCGATCCCAAGGCTTTTATCAATGTAGTGGAAACGGTCGGCGTTGTTGGTGATTTTCGCAGGCAGGACGAGTCTTGA